In one Vidua chalybeata isolate OUT-0048 chromosome 4, bVidCha1 merged haplotype, whole genome shotgun sequence genomic region, the following are encoded:
- the FGF2 gene encoding fibroblast growth factor 2, translating into MLSRTEPRAPGRGSSARGPAAAPGRSPEMAGPAVPAQGAAPGAARSGAGRGRGSPVPAGSLSPACWAPPSVLLPAFPTQQHRCAAPADRPGRDVSGARRGSGLARRGEARLDGRGRGRGRPALAAGGGGGPARRGAVGARRMAAAGGIATLPDDGGSGAFPPGHFKDPKRLYCKNGGFFLRINPDGKVDGVREKSDPHIKLQLQAEERGVVSIKGVSANRFLAMKEDGRLLALKYATEECFFFERLESNNYNTYRSRKYSDWYVALKRTGQYKPGPKTGPGQKAILFLPMSAKS; encoded by the exons ATGCTCAGCCGGACAGAGCCCCGCGCTCCAGGCCGGGGTTCCTCGGCGCGGGGACCTGCTGCCGCCCCTGGCCGGTCCCCCGAGATGGCCGGCCCGGCTGTGCCGGCGCAGGGAGCGGCCCCCGGCGCGGCGCGGTCGGGGGCGGGGCGTGGCAGGGGCAGCCCGGTGCCGGCGGGGAGTCTGTCCCCGGCGTGCTGGGCTCCGCCGTCTGTCTTGCTTCCCGCTTTCCCGACCCAGCAGCACCGTTGCGCAGCTCCCGCGGACCGGCCGGGACGGGACGTGTCGGGAGCTCGGCGGGGCTCGGGGCTTGCGAGGCGAGGCGAGGCGAGGCTGGACGGCCGGGGCAGGGGCCGAGGCCGCCCGGCGCtggcggcggggggcggcgggggcccGGCGCGGCGCGGTGCCGTCGGGGCCCGGCGGATGGCGGCGGCGGGTGGCATCGCTACGCTGCCCGACGACGGCGGCAGCGGCGCTTTTCCCCCGGGGCATTTCAAGGACCCCAAGCGCCTGTACTGCAAGAACGGCGGCTTCTTCCTGCGCATCAACCCCGACGGGAAGGTGGACGGCGTCCGCGAGAAGAGCGACCCGCACA tcaAACTGCAGCTTCAAGCAGAGGAACGAGGAGTGGTGTCCATCAAAGGTGTCAGTGCCAATCGCTTCCTGGCCATGAAGGAGGATGGCAGATTGCTGGCTTTG AAATATGCAACAgaagaatgtttcttttttgaACGTTTGGAATCCAATAACTATAACACTTACCGGTCACGGAAATACTCAGATTGGTACGTGGCACTGAAAAGAACTGGACAGTATAAACCTGGACCAAAAACTGGACCTGGACAGAAAGCtatccttttccttcccatgtCTGCTAAAAGCTGA